From Cricetulus griseus strain 17A/GY chromosome 1 unlocalized genomic scaffold, alternate assembly CriGri-PICRH-1.0 chr1_0, whole genome shotgun sequence, a single genomic window includes:
- the LOC100753518 gene encoding TRPM8 channel-associated factor 1 isoform X1 has translation MATPSAAFEALMTGVTSWDIPEDAIPCELLLIGESSFPVMVNDMGQVLIAASSYGRGRMVVVAHEDYLVESQLFVFLVNAIGWLRSSPESSIGIHTSLSPLVKILESCGIESTIEPEANDSIGVYCIDAYHESMSDKLVQFVKRGGGLLIGGQAWDWANQGEDERILFTFPGNLVTSVAGVYFTDNKADSTVFKVSKKMPKIPVLVSCEDDLSEDRDELLHGISELDITNSDCFPSQLLVHGALAFPLGLDTYHGCVIAAARYGRGRVVVTGHKVLFTVGKLGPFLLNAVRWLDGGRRGKIVVQTELRTLSGLLAVGGIDTSIEPQLTSDASVYCFEPTSDVGVKELQEFVAEGGGLFVGAQAWWWAFKNPGVSPLARFPGNLLLNPFGISITSQSLNPGPFRTPKLGIRTYHFRSTLAEFEVIMGRKRGNVEKGWLAKLGPDGAAFLQIPAEEIPAYMSVHRLLRKLLSRYRLPVATRENPVINDCCRGAMLSLATGLAHSGSDLSLLVPEIEDMHSSLYLRPSESPITVDVNCTNRGTRYCWMSTALYIPGRQIIEVSLPEDAASADLKIQIGCHTDDLTRASKLFRGPLVINRCCLDKPVKSITCLWGGLLYIIVPQNSKLGSVPITVKGAVRAPYYKLGETSQEEWKRRLQEHPGPWGELATDNLILTVPTANLRALENPEPLLRLWDDVMQAVARLGGEPFPLRLPQRIVADVQISVGWMHAGYPIMCHLESVQELINEKLIRTKGLWGPVHELGRNQQRQEWEFPPHTTEATCNLWCVYVHETVLGIPRSRANIALWPPVREKRVRIYLSKGPNIKNWNAWTALETYLQLQEAFGWEPFIRLFTEYRNQTNLPTDTADKMNLWAKMFSQQVQKNLAPFFEAWAWPIQKELATSLAYLPEWKENIMKLYLLTQMPQ, from the exons atgGCGACTCCATCTGCTGCCTTTGAGGCACTTATGACTGGAGTGACAAGCTGGGATATCCCTGAGGATGCTATCCCATGTGAACTGCTTCTTATTGGAGAGTCTTCATTTCCTGTGATGGTGAATGACATGGGCCAGGTCCTCATTGCTGCCTCTTCCTATGGCAGAGGTCGCATGGTGGTAGTAGCTCATGAGGACTATTTGGTGGAAAGCCAGCTCTTTGTCTTTCTTGTCAATGCCATTGGATGGCTTCGTTCCTCCCCTGAGTCTTCCATTGGTATACACacatctttatcaccattggTGAAAATCCTTGAAAGCTGTGGAATAGAGTCAACTATTGAGCCCGAAGCGAATGACTCCATAGGAGTTTACTGTATCGATGCCTACCATGAATCCATGTCTGATAAGCTGGTCCAGTTTGTGAAACGCGGAGGTGGCTTGCTCATAGGAGGCCAAGCCTGGGATTGGGCTAACCAGGGTGAAGATGAAAGAATTCTGTTCACGTTTCCTGGGAATCTAGTGACCAGTGTGGCTGGTGTGTACTTCACTGACAACAAAGCAGACTCAACTGTCTTTAAAGTTTCTAAGAAGATGCCTAAgattcctgtcttagttag ttGTGAAGACGAcctctcagaagacagagatgaACTTCTGCATGGCATCTCAGAGCTGGACATCACCAACTCGGACTGTTTCCCATCCCAGCTACTAGTGCATGGGGCTTTGGCATTTCCCTTGGGGCTAGATACCTACCATGGCTGTGTGATTGCGGCCGCCCGCTATGGCAGGGGCCGAGTGGTTGTAACTGGTCATAAAGTATTATTCACGGTGGGCAAACTCGGCCCATTTCTGCTCAATGCTGTCCGCTGGCTGGACGGGGGCCGCAGAGGCAAGATTGTGGTGCAGACAGAGCTGAGAACACTAAGTGGTCTGCTCGCAGTAGGGGGTATAGACACCAGCATTGAGCCCCAACTGACCAGTGATGCCAGCGTCTATTGCTTTGAACCCACAAGTGATGTGGGAGTTAAGGAGCTGCAGGAGTTTGTAGCAGAGGGTGGTGGGTTGTTTGTTGGAGCCCAAGCCTGGTGGTGGGCCTTTAAGAACCCAGGAGTGTCCCCTCTGGCTCGCTTCCCAGGAAACCTGCTCCTCAACCCTTTTGGCATCAGCATCACAAGCCAGAGCCTCAACCCAGGCCCCTTCCGCACCCCTAAATTGGGAATAAGGACCTATCACTTCCGCTCCACCCTGGCAGAGTTCGAAGTGATAATGggcaggaagagagggaatgTGGAGAAAGGCTGGCTAGCCAAGCTGGGGCCAGACGGGGCGGCTTTCCTGCAGATTCCTGCAGAGGAGATCCCCGCTTACATGTCTGTGCACCGACTCCTGAGGAAGCTGCTGAGCCGCTATCGGCTCCCAGTGGCAACCCGAGAGAACCCTGTCATCAATGACTGTTGTCGGGGTGCCATGCTTTCCCTGGCCACAGGTCTGGCCCACTCTGGAAGTGACCTCTCACTACTAGTCCCAGAAATCGAAGACATGCACAGCAGCCTCTATCTGCGCCCTTCAGAGTCCCCAATCACCGTGGATGTCAACTGCACCAACCGAG GCACTCGGTACTGCTGGATGAGCACCGCTCTCTATATACCTGGACGGCAAATCATAGAAGTCTCCTTGCCCGAAGATGCTGCCTCTGCGGACCTGAAG ATACAAATTGGCTGCCATACTGATGACCTGACCAGGGCCAGTAAGCTGTTCCGAGGCCCCCTGGTGATTAATCGGTGTTGCTTGGACAAGCCCGTGAAATCCATCACCTGCCTCTGGGGAGGTCTCCTTTATATCATCGTGCCTCAGAATAGCAAATTGGGGTCTGTGCCCATCACCGTGAAGGGGGCTGTCCGTGCTCCATACTACAAGCTAG GGGAGACATCCCAGGAAGAATGGAAGAGGCGTCTCCAGGAACATCCTGGTCCGTGGGGAGAGCTGGCCACTGACAACCTCATCCTGACTGTGCCAACTGCAAATCTCCGAGCTCTGGAGAATCCGGAGCCACTCCTCCGCCTCTGGGACGACGTGATGCAGGCTGTGGCAAGGCTGGGCGGAGAGCCCTTCCCTTTGCGTCTGCCGCAGAGGATAGTGGCCGATGTGCAGATCTCAGTTG GCTGGATGCATGCCGGGTACCCCATCATGTGTCATCTGGAGTCAGTGCAGGAGCTCATCAATGAGAAGCTCATCAGGACCAAGGGGCTGTGGGGCCCTGTCCATGAGCTGGGCCGCaaccagcagaggcaggagtgggAGTTCCCACCACACACCACTGAAGCCACCTGCAACCTGTGGTGTGTTTATGTTCATGAAACCGTCCTGGGCATACCTCGAAGCCGAGCCAATATTGCCCTGTGGCCCCCTGTTCGGGAAAAGAGAGTCCGAATCTACCTGAGCAAAGGGCCCAATATCAAGAACTGGAATGCCTGGACAGCGCTGGAAACATACTTACAG CTCCAGGAGGCCTTTGGCTGGGAACCATTTATTCGTCTCTTCACTGAGTACAGAAACCAGACCAACTTGCCCACAGACACTGCTGACAAAATGAATCTGTGGGCGAAGATGTTCTCACAGCAAGTGCAGAAGAATCTGGCTCCGTTCTTTGAGGCCTGGGCCTGGCCCATCCAGAAGGAACTGGCTACCAGCCTAGCCTATCTGCCTGAATGGaaggaaaatataatgaaattgTACCTCCTCACACAGAT gcCCCAGTGA
- the LOC100753518 gene encoding TRPM8 channel-associated factor 1 isoform X2, translating to MATPSAAFEALMTGVTSWDIPEDAIPCELLLIGESSFPVMVNDMGQVLIAASSYGRGRMVVVAHEDYLVESQLFVFLVNAIGWLRSSPESSIGIHTSLSPLVKILESCGIESTIEPEANDSIGVYCIDAYHESMSDKLVQFVKRGGGLLIGGQAWDWANQGEDERILFTFPGNLVTSVAGVYFTDNKADSTVFKVSKKMPKIPVLVSCEDDLSEDRDELLHGISELDITNSDCFPSQLLVHGALAFPLGLDTYHGCVIAAARYGRGRVVVTGHKVLFTVGKLGPFLLNAVRWLDGGRRGKIVVQTELRTLSGLLAVGGIDTSIEPQLTSDASVYCFEPTSDVGVKELQEFVAEGGGLFVGAQAWWWAFKNPGVSPLARFPGNLLLNPFGISITSQSLNPGPFRTPKLGIRTYHFRSTLAEFEVIMGRKRGNVEKGWLAKLGPDGAAFLQIPAEEIPAYMSVHRLLRKLLSRYRLPVATRENPVINDCCRGAMLSLATGLAHSGSDLSLLVPEIEDMHSSLYLRPSESPITVDVNCTNRGTRYCWMSTALYIPGRQIIEVSLPEDAASADLKIQIGCHTDDLTRASKLFRGPLVINRCCLDKPVKSITCLWGGLLYIIVPQNSKLGSVPITVKGAVRAPYYKLGETSQEEWKRRLQEHPGPWGELATDNLILTVPTANLRALENPEPLLRLWDDVMQAVARLGGEPFPLRLPQRIVADVQISVGWMHAGYPIMCHLESVQELINEKLIRTKGLWGPVHELGRNQQRQEWEFPPHTTEATCNLWCVYVHETVLGIPRSRANIALWPPVREKRVRIYLSKGPNIKNWNAWTALETYLQLQEAFGWEPFIRLFTEYRNQTNLPTDTADKMNLWAKMFSQQVQKNLAPFFEAWAWPIQKELATSLAYLPEWKENIMKLYLLTQM from the exons atgGCGACTCCATCTGCTGCCTTTGAGGCACTTATGACTGGAGTGACAAGCTGGGATATCCCTGAGGATGCTATCCCATGTGAACTGCTTCTTATTGGAGAGTCTTCATTTCCTGTGATGGTGAATGACATGGGCCAGGTCCTCATTGCTGCCTCTTCCTATGGCAGAGGTCGCATGGTGGTAGTAGCTCATGAGGACTATTTGGTGGAAAGCCAGCTCTTTGTCTTTCTTGTCAATGCCATTGGATGGCTTCGTTCCTCCCCTGAGTCTTCCATTGGTATACACacatctttatcaccattggTGAAAATCCTTGAAAGCTGTGGAATAGAGTCAACTATTGAGCCCGAAGCGAATGACTCCATAGGAGTTTACTGTATCGATGCCTACCATGAATCCATGTCTGATAAGCTGGTCCAGTTTGTGAAACGCGGAGGTGGCTTGCTCATAGGAGGCCAAGCCTGGGATTGGGCTAACCAGGGTGAAGATGAAAGAATTCTGTTCACGTTTCCTGGGAATCTAGTGACCAGTGTGGCTGGTGTGTACTTCACTGACAACAAAGCAGACTCAACTGTCTTTAAAGTTTCTAAGAAGATGCCTAAgattcctgtcttagttag ttGTGAAGACGAcctctcagaagacagagatgaACTTCTGCATGGCATCTCAGAGCTGGACATCACCAACTCGGACTGTTTCCCATCCCAGCTACTAGTGCATGGGGCTTTGGCATTTCCCTTGGGGCTAGATACCTACCATGGCTGTGTGATTGCGGCCGCCCGCTATGGCAGGGGCCGAGTGGTTGTAACTGGTCATAAAGTATTATTCACGGTGGGCAAACTCGGCCCATTTCTGCTCAATGCTGTCCGCTGGCTGGACGGGGGCCGCAGAGGCAAGATTGTGGTGCAGACAGAGCTGAGAACACTAAGTGGTCTGCTCGCAGTAGGGGGTATAGACACCAGCATTGAGCCCCAACTGACCAGTGATGCCAGCGTCTATTGCTTTGAACCCACAAGTGATGTGGGAGTTAAGGAGCTGCAGGAGTTTGTAGCAGAGGGTGGTGGGTTGTTTGTTGGAGCCCAAGCCTGGTGGTGGGCCTTTAAGAACCCAGGAGTGTCCCCTCTGGCTCGCTTCCCAGGAAACCTGCTCCTCAACCCTTTTGGCATCAGCATCACAAGCCAGAGCCTCAACCCAGGCCCCTTCCGCACCCCTAAATTGGGAATAAGGACCTATCACTTCCGCTCCACCCTGGCAGAGTTCGAAGTGATAATGggcaggaagagagggaatgTGGAGAAAGGCTGGCTAGCCAAGCTGGGGCCAGACGGGGCGGCTTTCCTGCAGATTCCTGCAGAGGAGATCCCCGCTTACATGTCTGTGCACCGACTCCTGAGGAAGCTGCTGAGCCGCTATCGGCTCCCAGTGGCAACCCGAGAGAACCCTGTCATCAATGACTGTTGTCGGGGTGCCATGCTTTCCCTGGCCACAGGTCTGGCCCACTCTGGAAGTGACCTCTCACTACTAGTCCCAGAAATCGAAGACATGCACAGCAGCCTCTATCTGCGCCCTTCAGAGTCCCCAATCACCGTGGATGTCAACTGCACCAACCGAG GCACTCGGTACTGCTGGATGAGCACCGCTCTCTATATACCTGGACGGCAAATCATAGAAGTCTCCTTGCCCGAAGATGCTGCCTCTGCGGACCTGAAG ATACAAATTGGCTGCCATACTGATGACCTGACCAGGGCCAGTAAGCTGTTCCGAGGCCCCCTGGTGATTAATCGGTGTTGCTTGGACAAGCCCGTGAAATCCATCACCTGCCTCTGGGGAGGTCTCCTTTATATCATCGTGCCTCAGAATAGCAAATTGGGGTCTGTGCCCATCACCGTGAAGGGGGCTGTCCGTGCTCCATACTACAAGCTAG GGGAGACATCCCAGGAAGAATGGAAGAGGCGTCTCCAGGAACATCCTGGTCCGTGGGGAGAGCTGGCCACTGACAACCTCATCCTGACTGTGCCAACTGCAAATCTCCGAGCTCTGGAGAATCCGGAGCCACTCCTCCGCCTCTGGGACGACGTGATGCAGGCTGTGGCAAGGCTGGGCGGAGAGCCCTTCCCTTTGCGTCTGCCGCAGAGGATAGTGGCCGATGTGCAGATCTCAGTTG GCTGGATGCATGCCGGGTACCCCATCATGTGTCATCTGGAGTCAGTGCAGGAGCTCATCAATGAGAAGCTCATCAGGACCAAGGGGCTGTGGGGCCCTGTCCATGAGCTGGGCCGCaaccagcagaggcaggagtgggAGTTCCCACCACACACCACTGAAGCCACCTGCAACCTGTGGTGTGTTTATGTTCATGAAACCGTCCTGGGCATACCTCGAAGCCGAGCCAATATTGCCCTGTGGCCCCCTGTTCGGGAAAAGAGAGTCCGAATCTACCTGAGCAAAGGGCCCAATATCAAGAACTGGAATGCCTGGACAGCGCTGGAAACATACTTACAG CTCCAGGAGGCCTTTGGCTGGGAACCATTTATTCGTCTCTTCACTGAGTACAGAAACCAGACCAACTTGCCCACAGACACTGCTGACAAAATGAATCTGTGGGCGAAGATGTTCTCACAGCAAGTGCAGAAGAATCTGGCTCCGTTCTTTGAGGCCTGGGCCTGGCCCATCCAGAAGGAACTGGCTACCAGCCTAGCCTATCTGCCTGAATGGaaggaaaatataatgaaattgTACCTCCTCACACAGATGTAA